In Arthrobacter sp. B3I4, the following proteins share a genomic window:
- a CDS encoding YdeI/OmpD-associated family protein, translating into MKFTTTILGSGNKAGIEVPEDVVTALGAGRRPPVVVTVNGTSYRSSIAVMGGRNMIGVSAANRELTGASAGDTVEVDLELDSEPRVVAVPDDLAAALELEPKAKAFFATLNYSSQRRYVEPLAAAKTAETRSRRVAKVVTELLAGRR; encoded by the coding sequence ATGAAATTCACAACAACCATCCTGGGCAGCGGCAACAAGGCCGGCATCGAAGTCCCAGAAGATGTCGTCACCGCTCTGGGTGCAGGCCGGAGGCCGCCGGTCGTCGTCACCGTAAACGGAACAAGCTACCGCAGCAGCATCGCGGTGATGGGCGGCCGCAACATGATCGGCGTCAGCGCAGCCAACCGGGAGCTGACCGGCGCATCCGCCGGGGACACAGTTGAGGTCGATCTCGAGCTGGACAGCGAGCCGCGCGTCGTTGCCGTCCCCGATGACCTTGCCGCCGCCTTGGAGTTGGAGCCCAAAGCGAAAGCGTTCTTCGCGACGCTGAATTACAGCAGCCAGCGGCGCTACGTTGAACCGCTCGCAGCCGCAAAGACCGCAGAGACCCGCTCCCGTCGGGTCGCCAAGGTGGTGACCGAGCTTTTGGCAGGACGCAGGTAG
- a CDS encoding DUF3995 domain-containing protein, protein MTTPTRTGFSRALVWMAGAAGMLHAAASLYWALGGQWLLATVGQWALDLSVEAPLAAGLALGFVALVKVLAAAIPIGVAYGRIPGARFWRAVSWTGGLLLIAYGGTNTIVSGAVLAGLIQPEGGYDPASITGHALLWDPLFFAWGAALILALWFSRPVRARA, encoded by the coding sequence ATGACAACGCCCACGAGGACCGGGTTCAGCCGCGCGCTGGTGTGGATGGCCGGCGCCGCTGGGATGCTGCATGCTGCCGCCAGCCTCTACTGGGCACTCGGCGGCCAGTGGCTGCTGGCGACAGTGGGACAGTGGGCGTTGGACCTCTCCGTCGAGGCACCTCTGGCCGCGGGCCTGGCCCTCGGTTTCGTCGCACTGGTCAAGGTCCTGGCCGCGGCCATCCCCATCGGCGTCGCTTACGGCCGGATTCCCGGGGCGAGGTTCTGGCGCGCAGTCAGCTGGACCGGTGGGCTGCTGCTGATCGCATACGGCGGAACCAATACGATCGTGAGCGGCGCGGTACTCGCCGGGCTGATCCAACCGGAGGGCGGTTACGATCCCGCGAGCATAACGGGGCACGCGTTGCTCTGGGATCCGCTGTTCTTCGCCTGGGGCGCCGCTCTCATCCTCGCACTGTGGTTCTCACGCCCGGTACGGGCCCGTGCCTGA
- a CDS encoding rhodanese-like domain-containing protein has protein sequence MKESSTSDDRSVGRQPGVNPDDARGPLTIDQLLRESRIGLKRVHASDLERERAAGALVVDTRPIGQRDRDGDLPGAVVIDRNVLEWRLDPSSPHRLPIADDFGRRIVIVCNEGYSSSLAARTLQRLGLTQATDLIGGFQAWAALGKNCSKRE, from the coding sequence GTGAAGGAAAGTTCAACATCCGACGATCGCTCCGTGGGGCGCCAGCCCGGTGTGAATCCGGACGACGCGCGGGGGCCTCTAACAATCGACCAGTTATTACGTGAAAGCCGAATCGGGCTAAAGCGTGTACATGCTTCGGATCTTGAGCGGGAGAGAGCAGCGGGGGCCCTCGTTGTTGACACTCGTCCGATCGGTCAGCGCGATCGCGACGGAGACCTTCCGGGAGCCGTCGTCATTGATCGAAACGTTCTCGAGTGGCGGCTCGACCCTTCGAGCCCCCACCGGCTTCCGATCGCTGACGATTTTGGCCGGCGGATCGTGATCGTCTGCAACGAGGGCTATAGCTCCAGCCTCGCTGCACGCACCCTGCAGCGGCTCGGGCTGACCCAGGCGACCGACCTGATTGGCGGGTTCCAGGCTTGGGCAGCGCTGGGCAAGAATTGCTCGAAACGTGAGTGA
- a CDS encoding IclR family transcriptional regulator — protein MSGGSAAANEKRLKSTPVLVLGKVSDILNCFSVDSPEPTLQQIARATGLPASTCQRLVQNMVHEGFLDRDGDRYRIGLRLVQWAAPGTLGLDIVRLVRPILQELRDATGETACLYLRDGLHRTVVAVAETRHVVMRPFTVGQVMPIHAGAPGKIFLGFDPGARSALLGTDLTRFTPSTPVSWAQLDEQAAQARQQGYFAAFGERHSDVGSISAPVFRYDGELAAALGLGFPVQRVSADDVPRLGPMVAAAGRAASAALGYRAHSQG, from the coding sequence ATGAGTGGCGGAAGTGCAGCTGCCAACGAGAAGCGCCTGAAATCCACCCCGGTCCTCGTGCTGGGCAAGGTCAGCGACATCCTGAACTGCTTCTCCGTCGATTCCCCGGAACCAACGCTTCAGCAGATCGCCCGCGCCACGGGGTTGCCCGCGAGCACGTGCCAGCGGCTGGTCCAGAACATGGTGCACGAAGGATTCCTGGACCGCGACGGGGACCGCTACCGGATCGGGTTGAGGCTGGTGCAGTGGGCGGCCCCCGGCACTCTGGGCCTGGACATTGTTCGGCTGGTCCGGCCCATCCTCCAAGAGCTCCGGGACGCGACGGGGGAGACGGCCTGTCTATATCTGCGCGATGGGCTGCACCGCACGGTGGTGGCCGTGGCGGAGACCCGGCACGTCGTTATGCGGCCCTTCACGGTGGGCCAAGTCATGCCGATCCACGCCGGCGCTCCGGGGAAGATCTTCCTGGGTTTCGATCCCGGCGCCCGCAGCGCCCTGCTCGGGACCGACCTCACCCGGTTCACGCCGTCGACGCCGGTCAGCTGGGCGCAGCTGGACGAGCAGGCCGCGCAGGCCCGCCAGCAGGGGTACTTCGCGGCCTTCGGTGAGCGGCACAGCGACGTCGGATCGATCAGCGCGCCCGTCTTCCGGTACGACGGCGAGCTGGCAGCTGCGTTGGGCCTGGGATTCCCGGTCCAGCGCGTCAGCGCCGACGACGTCCCGCGACTCGGGCCGATGGTTGCCGCAGCCGGCCGGGCGGCCAGTGCCGCTTTAGGGTACCGGGCCCACAGCCAGGGGTGA